The window CGGTCGCGACGAACGTCCGAGTTACCTTCGAGCCGGCTTTGCAGGAGGAGCCCGGTCTGCGCAGCCTCGCCCCAGTGGAGGGACGTCTGCGGGATGGCATCCCATCAATGCCACCCGGACGTGAGCTGCGTTGGGTGGTGGGGAGAAGCTTCAATCTGCTCAGCGACATCAGCGTGCCGAAGGCCTACACCGTCACGGTCGACGCCAACGGGCCCGATGGTCGGCCCGTGCCCACTTTGCGATACACCGTCGATATGACTGACTATGAGCTGGCGCACGGACTACCAGATGGGTCCCTGCACGTGTTGACCAAGGAGATCCACAAGCTCGCTGGTGAAATGGCTGCCCGACGCAGCGGGCTGGAGCCGTCGACAAACCTCGATCTGGACGTCACGGAACATCAGGAGGACTGGGTCCGACGCCTCCGATCAGACGACTAAAGACGATGGCTGAGGTATACGGCATGCCACTCGCGGTGACGCATAGTCAGATCTTCGAGCTCGAGTCAGCAGAAAATCAGTAGACCGCCGACCACTGAGCACTACCAGCAACCTCTGGCTTGGGCAGCAAAACCCGGGCGGGCGGCCGCGGACGGCGGGGGCCGAATTAGGAGTGCGGTGGTGCAGGTTCGCCGGCGGCGCAGAATGCGCTCGAAGGCGAGGTGGCAGCTCACCTCGGTGATGCCGAACACGAATCGCGCCGAGGCTGACCTGATCGGCCGGGAAAAACGGAACGGGGCGAGCCCGAAGGTAGTCCGCATCGAGGTCGGTGAAGTCACCATCCGGGCCCCTTACGATCGGACCGGCACGTTCGAGGCGAAGATGGCGCGCCGGTTAGGCATGGCGCCCCTCGACCGTGGCAGCGCGTGCTGATCCGCGCCGGGCTGGCGGCACTTGCGGACCTGCATCTGGCTACTGTGCGAGTTGCGCAAGAGGTCTCACGCACACTACGAACGCGACCGTTCCCGGCGCATGACCCGACCTGTCACCAGATCGTGCCGCGGACCCGTGGCCCCGCAGGCGGTCTGCTGTGGGCCCACGCCCAGAGTCGCCGCCACGTCCGGCTCAATGCTTGACGACTGCTGCGAGCGGTGGTCAACGCGGGGGAGCAAGGCGGGACATCACCGGGTCCGCAACGCCGTCAATCGGGGATTGATTAGCGGAAGGATTCTGACGACCCATCAATACGCCGTCGTGCCCACATTACAGTTCGCTCAGCGCGAGGCGAGCCCGACCGCGCCTTCCGGGTTGCCATGAGTTGTTCTTCCGCGGGCTACTTGCCTGTTCCGGGGTCGGTGTTCCAAGATGACCGCGCGTGACTGGTTCGTCACCGTCGAGTGAGCGGGGAGCGGATGAGCGGGCGGGCTCGGCGGGGTGGGCGTGGTGTGCCCGGTCAGGGTCGGTTCGGAATCGGGCTCATGCCTGCGGTGGCGGTGCTTGCGGCCGCGGCGCTCGGTTTCGCGACGTTGGGGGCCCCGGCCGAGATCGCGGCGCGGCTCACTTCGGAGGGTTCCGAACGGGCTCCAGAGCCGGATGGGGAGGACCCGGGGCCGCTGTCGGAG of the Sporichthya polymorpha DSM 43042 genome contains:
- a CDS encoding transposase — protein: MVQVRRRRRMRSKARWQLTSVMPNTNRAEADLIGREKRNGASPKVVRIEVGEVTIRAPYDRTGTFEAKMARRLGMAPLDRGSAC